In Gossypium arboreum isolate Shixiya-1 chromosome 6, ASM2569848v2, whole genome shotgun sequence, the following are encoded in one genomic region:
- the LOC108482504 gene encoding transcription factor MYB44-like: protein MNGCSSSTSSSDTSSSESSRIKGPWSAEEDRVLTRLVERYGAWNWSLISRYIKGRSGKSCRLRWCNQLSPNVEHRPFTKAEDETILAAHCVYGNRWATIAKLLPGRTDNAVKNHWNSTLKRRIREQKTEQKGSVVVDEEEVLTALTLAPPGSGGGLTVEGRREEEVTAEFWDAMKGVIASEVRDHMSSTLSSNTSKLH, encoded by the coding sequence ATGAATGGGTGttcatcatcaacatcatcatccgATACATCCTCATCGGAGTCATCAAGGATCAAAGGTCCATGGAGTGCTGAAGAAGATCGGGTTTTAACTCGTCTTGTTGAACGATACGGTGCTTGGAACTGGTCATTGATAAGCCGATACATAAAGGGTCGCTCAGGGAAATCGTGTAGGTTACGGTGGTGTAATCAGCTCAGTCCTAATGTTGAACACCGTCCATTTACAAAAGCGGAGGATGAGACTATATTGGCTGCTCACTGTGTTTATGGTAATCGGTGGGCTACTATTGCTAAGTTGTTGCCGGGGAGGACAGATAATGCTGTGAAGAATCACTGGAACTCGACGTTGAAGAGGAGAATAAGGGAGCAAAAAACGGAACAGAAGGGATCTGTGGTGGTGGATGAGGAGGAGGTGTTGACGGCGTTGACTCTTGCGCCACCGGGGAGTGGTGGGGGGTTGACGGTGGAGGGGAGGAGAGAAGAGGAAGTAACGGCAGAGTTTTGGGATGCGATGAAGGGTGTGATTGCTAGCGAAGTTAGAGACCATATGAGCTCTACATTATCAAGCAACACATCGAAGCTTCATTGA
- the LOC108482761 gene encoding early nodulin-like protein 2 — protein sequence MASIGFSAQQIILLVALGASLLTVTRAATVIVGGSENWRYGYNYTEWAANTAPFYFQDTLVFKYENSTPPHSVYLLPNLWSYSTCDFSKAKLLANPTQVKGDGFEFMLNQWRVFYFASGEANDCKEGLMKMVIVPWPRF from the exons ATGGCTTCAATTGGTTTCAGTGCTCAACAAATCATCCTCTTGGTTGCTTTAGGTGCTTCTCTTTTGACTGTCACTCGAGCTGCGACGGTGATTGTCGGAGGCTCTGAAAACTGGCGTTATGGCTACAATTACACCGAATGGGCGGCCAATACTGCACCTTTTTACTTCCAAGACACCTTAG TGTTCAAATACGAAAACAGCACCCCACCACACAGTGTTTACTTGCTGCCAAACTTGTGGAGTTACTCGACCTGCGATTTCAGCAAAGCAAAGCTATTGGCTAATCCAACACAGGTGAAAGGTGATGGGTTCGAATTTATGCTGAATCAATGGAGGGTTTTCTATTTTGCTTCTGGCGAAGCTAATGATTGTAAAGAAGGGTTGATGAAGATGGTTATTGTCCCTTGGCCACGTTTTTAA
- the LOC108483729 gene encoding uncharacterized protein LOC108483729, whose amino-acid sequence MNSGSKQGLFCLKWPWDVNKQSKSSNLCTFEGPWLFKSMQNLGSFVLNSFNSVSGLRFSNLNPTQIAFGVSQNENLKFKRKPLSPDEQGEAEQRAFASALASGKSATVIEFYSPKCSLCNSLLKFVMEVENRNSDWLNIVLADAENEKWLPELLHYDIKYVPCFVLLDKNGLALAKTGIPSSRLHVIAGLSHLLKIKRPTSDG is encoded by the exons ATGAATTCTGGTTCTAAACAAGGTTTGTTTTGTCTAAAATGGCCTTGGGATGTTAACAAACAGTCTAAAAGTTCCAATCTTTGTACCTTTGAAGGTCCTTGGTTATTCAAATCTATGCAAAATCTTGGTTCCTTTGTTCTAAATTCATTCAATTCAGTTTCGGGTTTAAGGTTTAGTAATTTAAACCCTACCCAAATAGCTTTTGGGGTTAGTCAAAATGAGAACTTGAAGTTTAAAAGGAAACCATTGAGTCCTGATGAACAAGGGGAAGCTGAACAGAGGGCTTTTGCATCGGCATTGGCTAGTGGGAAATCTGCTACGGTGATCGAGTTTTACTCGCCAAAATGTAGTTTATGTAATTCCTTGCTTAAGTTTGTCATGGAAGTGGAGAACAGGAACTCGGATTGGTTGAACATTGTCTTGGCTGATGCCGAGAACGAGAAATGGTTGCCTGAG CTTCTCCATTACGACATCAAGTATGTTCCTTGCTTTGTGCTGTTGGACAAAAACGGATTGGCACTGGCAAAGACCGGTATCCCAAGTAGTCGACTCCATGTAATCGCAGGCCTCTCTCATCTTCTCAAGATAAAGCGTCCTACATCCGATGGGTAG
- the LOC108483730 gene encoding uncharacterized protein PAM68-like produces MERCLVESNLTEIMKSTLSLETQHFYLPKLSSWDSISPTILPTIIKTQKQNQLSSTWKLQANAKGFSSTPQANVEENAAEKSSNNNKKKNEDEEIPQVVFERMIARILVSVGVPMATGLALLHLFGVVKEQNLWDAPLWLPFLTTLITFGASTLGIAYGTLSASWDPKKKGSLLGLEEAQRNWVEMWKEENNGQW; encoded by the coding sequence ATGGAACGTTGCTTGGTGGAAAGTAACCTGACAGAAATAATGAAGAGTACACTCTCACTAGAAACCCAGCACTTTTACCTTCCAAAGCTTTCTTCATGGGATTCAATATCGCCAACAATCCTCCCTACAATCATCAAAACCCAGAAACAAAACCAACTCTCATCAACATGGAAACTTCAAGCCAACGCCAAAGGATTTTCCAGCACACCACAGGCTAACGTGGAAGAAAACGCTGCCGAAAAAAGCTCAAACAACAACAAGAAGAAGAATGAGGATGAGGAAATTCCCCAGGTAGTGTTTGAGAGGATGATAGCAAGGATTTTGGTCTCTGTGGGAGTTCCAATGGCCACGGGTCTGGCTTTACTGCACCTATTTGGTGTAGTGAAAGAGCAAAACTTATGGGATGCGCCGTTGTGGCTGCCATTCTTGACTACATTAATTACTTTTGGGGCATCAACGCTTGGGATTGCTTATGGGACTTTGTCTGCGAGTTGGGACCCGAAGAAGAAGGGTTCTTTGCTGGGACTGGAAGAAGCTCAACGCAATTGGGTTGAAATGTGGAAAGAAGAAAATAATGGGCAGTGGTGA
- the LOC108482535 gene encoding uncharacterized protein LOC108482535: MSMTVTQQPPPPPPTVTLPDQQPYHNSQTTTHPSLPPLIGVLLVIIILGIIAGMIGRLCTGRKIMGLGHFDIETWIETKCSSCIDGRVYPPPPPPPPPATSVLSPPIQQQPPQQEDQSPQNPTT, translated from the coding sequence ATGTCAATGACGGTAACCCAGCAACCACCACCACCGCCGCCGACGGTGACTTTACCTGACCAGCAGCCATATCACAACTCTCAAACCACCACCCATCCTTCCCTTCCTCCTCTTATAGGTGTACTTTTAGTTATCATAATCCTAGGCATTATCGCCGGCATGATCGGACGTCTATGTACGGGCAGGAAAATCATGGGTTTGGGTCATTTCGACATTGAAACTTGGATCGAAACAAAGTGTTCTTCTTGCATCGACGGTAGGGTTTACCCTCCTCCGCCCCCACCACCACCGCCAGCTACCTCCGTTTTATCACCACCAATTCAACAACAGCCACCACAGCAAGAAGATCAATCTCCACAAAACCCCACCACTTGA